Genomic window (Deltaproteobacteria bacterium):
CTAGAGCCCCTGCCACAGGATTTTACCGCCGATGGCCATGAGCACGCCGCCGCCAAGAATTTCGGCGTAGTGCCCAAGTCTGGTCTGGCAGCCCAGAGCCGCTCCGAGATACATTCCCATGGCCGTCAAGGCCAGGGCGACAATTCCGATGACGACCGCCGGATACCAGATGGACGCGCCGATCATGGCCAGACTCAGGCCCACGGCCAGGGCGTCGATGCTCGTGGCGATGGACAGCATGATCAGCCGCGTGCCCTGGGTTGGGTCCAGACAGACGTCATCCGCGTCGTGGCTTAGTCCTTCCCAGAACATGTGGCCGCCGATATAGAGAAGCAGGGCGAAGGCGGCCCAATGGCCGAAGCGTAAAAAATAGTCGCGCACGGCGAACCCGCCGGCCCAGCCAATGATGGGCATGAAGGCCTGGAACAGCCCGAAATGCCAGGACAGACGAAAGGTCTGACGGGCGGTGACGGTTTTGAGGGCCACCCCCGAGGCGATGGCCACGGCGAAGGCGTCCATGGCCAGGGCCACGGCAATGGCGAGAATTTCAAGAAATGGCATGTGGTCCTCCAGGGTTGGGCTGGCCTCGTGGCAGATAGTCCATGCCTTGGGTCAAGACAATGCTTGGGCGTGAAGCTTTTTCATGCCGTTTGGGCGCGGGGCATGAGTTGTGTTGACGGTTCGACCCCCGCTGTTTAGACGGGGGCCAACATTGGCCCGGTCCGTCCTGGCCTGCATTTACAGCGTTTCTGGTGGAGGAAATTGATGCGATCTCGGACTCTCGAAAAATGGACCGTTGGCCGTTCCGCGGAACTCTACGG
Coding sequences:
- a CDS encoding manganese efflux pump → MPFLEILAIAVALAMDAFAVAIASGVALKTVTARQTFRLSWHFGLFQAFMPIIGWAGGFAVRDYFLRFGHWAAFALLLYIGGHMFWEGLSHDADDVCLDPTQGTRLIMLSIATSIDALAVGLSLAMIGASIWYPAVVIGIVALALTAMGMYLGAALGCQTRLGHYAEILGGGVLMAIGGKILWQGL